One Malus sylvestris chromosome 14, drMalSylv7.2, whole genome shotgun sequence DNA segment encodes these proteins:
- the LOC126599325 gene encoding F-box/LRR-repeat protein At4g14103-like isoform X3, which translates to MDTGSCEGEGVDGKRRMIDRFSNLPDHVAHHILSFLTISHLARFGCVSRRCRELYLSAPFLNIDELPRLSDAKCSKLQRWLNCMDRFFFLRGNNKIQRLRVCWMSHFVDVSESDSDGHVDDDDEDDDETLCSCDEYFRMMSWIHNAVRCNVEELDLDIGPGEAIAPVFPSSVFLCRSLTSLSVDLGPIVLHVPSFAFSSNLKYLKLKSGIVEQGFSKWISCWCKCIEELTLDGIHIRDTTIESSSLKKFSFVGDNLTDTVDIRGDKLEEIVIDWLLHSPREKSLNINAPSLKYLSWKGNLMESRNIGKLEFLEEAAILLKPEVDGSSDVLEVLSSLCRVKVLSINEATIKASYQEGSIPTSFDNVSSLHIHIKSFGDELVPAVVSLFKGMPNLCTLYMNSKRPLYGDEYDACGFNMGYWKMQNFAFIHQLKEVSIELSHGTNGVELISLRKAKLLFVKEPTIRVCYRQALRKGSMAAALDDASSLRIHIERFVD; encoded by the exons ATGGATACTGGAAgttgtgagggtgagggagtTGATGGTAAGAGGAGGATGATTGACAGATTTAGTAATCTTCCTGACCATGTTGCCCACCACATACTTTCTTTCCTGACTATCTCGCACCTTGCCCGTTTCGGCTGCGTGTCCAGACGATGCAGGGAACTCTATCTGTCAGCTCCATTTTTGAACATTGATGAACTTCCTCGTTTGTCTGATGCCAAGTGTAGTAAGCTGCAAAGGTGGTTGAATTGTATGGATAGGTTCTTCTTTCTTCGTGGTAATAATAAGATACAGCGCCTTCGTGTTTGTTGGATGAGTCACTTTGTAGACGTTAGTGAGAGTGATAGTGATGGTCATGTCGATGAcgatgatgaggatgatgatgaaACACTGTGCTCCTGTGATGAGTATTTTCGAATGATGTCGTGGATACACAATGCAGTCCGGTGTAATGTTGAGGAGCTTGATCTTGATATTGGTCCTGGAGAGGCGATAGCTCCGGTGTTTCCGTCTTCTGTCTTTCTTTGTCGATCTTTGACGTCTCTGTCAGTGGACCTGGGTCCTATAGTGCTTCACGTGCCCTCTTTTGCGTTTTCCTCAAATCTCAAATACTTGAAGTTGAAAAGCGGCATAGTAGAACAGGGGTTTTCCAAATGGATCTCATGTTGGTGCAAATGCATTGAGGAGTTGACTCTTGATGGAATTCATATACGAGATACCACCATTGAAAGCTCGTCTTTGaaaaaattttcttttgtgggGGACAATTTAACTGACACAGTTGACATCAGAGGCGATAAACTTGAAGAAATAGTTATCGACTGGCTGCTTCACTCTCCTAGAGAAAAATCGTTAAATATTAATGCCCCAAGTCTTAAATATTTGAGTTGGAAGGGGAATTTGATGGAAAGCCGAAATATCGGAAAATTAGAATTCTTAGAAGAAGCTGCTATTCTTCTGAAGCCTGAAGTAGATGGCTCTAGCGATGTACTTGAAGTTCTTTCCAGTTTATGCCGGGTTAAAGTTCTTAGCATAAATGAAGCGACAATTAAG GCTTCGTATCAGGAAGGATCCATTCCAACATCGTTTGATAATGTTTCATCTCTCCATATACATATTAAAAGCTTTGGTGATGAGTTGGTCCCAGCAGTAGTCTCTCTTTTCAAAGGAATGCCCAATCTGTGTACTTTATACATGAATTCTAAGCGCCCTCTTTATGGCGATGAATATGAT GCATGTGGGTTTAATATGGGATATTGGAAGATGCAAAACTTTGCTTTTATTCATCAGCTTAAGGAGGTTTCCATTGAGCTTTCTCACGGGACTAATGGAGTTGAGCTAATCAG
- the LOC126599325 gene encoding F-box/LRR-repeat protein At4g14103-like isoform X2: protein MDTGSCEGEGVDGKRRMIDRFSNLPDHVAHHILSFLTISHLARFGCVSRRCRELYLSAPFLNIDELPRLSDAKCSKLQRWLNCMDRFFFLRGNNKIQRLRVCWMSHFVDVSESDSDGHVDDDDEDDDETLCSCDEYFRMMSWIHNAVRCNVEELDLDIGPGEAIAPVFPSSVFLCRSLTSLSVDLGPIVLHVPSFAFSSNLKYLKLKSGIVEQGFSKWISCWCKCIEELTLDGIHIRDTTIESSSLKKFSFVGDNLTDTVDIRGDKLEEIVIDWLLHSPREKSLNINAPSLKYLSWKGNLMESRNIGKLEFLEEAAILLKPEVDGSSDVLEVLSSLCRVKVLSINEATIKASYQEGSIPTSFDNVSSLHIHIKSFGDELVPAVVSLFKGMPNLCTLYMNSKRPLYGDEYDACGFNMGYWKMQNFAFIHQLKEVSIELSHGTNGVELIRYILEYAQNLETMLIIHLPQYLDELLTKLDKTNNISNAMISFKESQNWG, encoded by the exons ATGGATACTGGAAgttgtgagggtgagggagtTGATGGTAAGAGGAGGATGATTGACAGATTTAGTAATCTTCCTGACCATGTTGCCCACCACATACTTTCTTTCCTGACTATCTCGCACCTTGCCCGTTTCGGCTGCGTGTCCAGACGATGCAGGGAACTCTATCTGTCAGCTCCATTTTTGAACATTGATGAACTTCCTCGTTTGTCTGATGCCAAGTGTAGTAAGCTGCAAAGGTGGTTGAATTGTATGGATAGGTTCTTCTTTCTTCGTGGTAATAATAAGATACAGCGCCTTCGTGTTTGTTGGATGAGTCACTTTGTAGACGTTAGTGAGAGTGATAGTGATGGTCATGTCGATGAcgatgatgaggatgatgatgaaACACTGTGCTCCTGTGATGAGTATTTTCGAATGATGTCGTGGATACACAATGCAGTCCGGTGTAATGTTGAGGAGCTTGATCTTGATATTGGTCCTGGAGAGGCGATAGCTCCGGTGTTTCCGTCTTCTGTCTTTCTTTGTCGATCTTTGACGTCTCTGTCAGTGGACCTGGGTCCTATAGTGCTTCACGTGCCCTCTTTTGCGTTTTCCTCAAATCTCAAATACTTGAAGTTGAAAAGCGGCATAGTAGAACAGGGGTTTTCCAAATGGATCTCATGTTGGTGCAAATGCATTGAGGAGTTGACTCTTGATGGAATTCATATACGAGATACCACCATTGAAAGCTCGTCTTTGaaaaaattttcttttgtgggGGACAATTTAACTGACACAGTTGACATCAGAGGCGATAAACTTGAAGAAATAGTTATCGACTGGCTGCTTCACTCTCCTAGAGAAAAATCGTTAAATATTAATGCCCCAAGTCTTAAATATTTGAGTTGGAAGGGGAATTTGATGGAAAGCCGAAATATCGGAAAATTAGAATTCTTAGAAGAAGCTGCTATTCTTCTGAAGCCTGAAGTAGATGGCTCTAGCGATGTACTTGAAGTTCTTTCCAGTTTATGCCGGGTTAAAGTTCTTAGCATAAATGAAGCGACAATTAAG GCTTCGTATCAGGAAGGATCCATTCCAACATCGTTTGATAATGTTTCATCTCTCCATATACATATTAAAAGCTTTGGTGATGAGTTGGTCCCAGCAGTAGTCTCTCTTTTCAAAGGAATGCCCAATCTGTGTACTTTATACATGAATTCTAAGCGCCCTCTTTATGGCGATGAATATGAT GCATGTGGGTTTAATATGGGATATTGGAAGATGCAAAACTTTGCTTTTATTCATCAGCTTAAGGAGGTTTCCATTGAGCTTTCTCACGGGACTAATGGAGTTGAGCTAATCAGGTATATACTCGAGTATGCCCAGAATTTGGAGACAATGCTCATAATTCATTTACCCCAATATTTGGACGAGCTTTTGACGAAGTTAGACAAAACCAATAACATTTCCAATGCCATGATTTCCTTTAAGGAAAGTCAGAATTGGGGATGA
- the LOC126599325 gene encoding F-box/LRR-repeat protein At4g14103-like isoform X4: MDTGSCEGEGVDGKRRMIDRFSNLPDHVAHHILSFLTISHLARFGCVSRRCRELYLSAPFLNIDELPRLSDAKCSKLQRWLNCMDRFFFLRGNNKIQRLRVCWMSHFVDVSESDSDGHVDDDDEDDDETLCSCDEYFRMMSWIHNAVRCNVEELDLDIGPGEAIAPVFPSSVFLCRSLTSLSVDLGPIVLHVPSFAFSSNLKYLKLKSGIVEQGFSKWISCWCKCIEELTLDGIHIRDTTIESSSLKKFSFVGDNLTDTVDIRGDKLEEIVIDWLLHSPREKSLNINAPSLKYLSWKGNLMESRNIGKLEFLEEAAILLKPEVDGSSDVLEVLSSLCRVKVLSINEATIKASYQEGSIPTSFDNVSSLHIHIKSFGDELVPAVVSLFKGMPNLCTLYMNSKRPLYGDEYDACGFNMGYWKMQNFAFIHQLKEVSIELSHGTNGVELIRSVIDKLFERDPWQQH, from the exons ATGGATACTGGAAgttgtgagggtgagggagtTGATGGTAAGAGGAGGATGATTGACAGATTTAGTAATCTTCCTGACCATGTTGCCCACCACATACTTTCTTTCCTGACTATCTCGCACCTTGCCCGTTTCGGCTGCGTGTCCAGACGATGCAGGGAACTCTATCTGTCAGCTCCATTTTTGAACATTGATGAACTTCCTCGTTTGTCTGATGCCAAGTGTAGTAAGCTGCAAAGGTGGTTGAATTGTATGGATAGGTTCTTCTTTCTTCGTGGTAATAATAAGATACAGCGCCTTCGTGTTTGTTGGATGAGTCACTTTGTAGACGTTAGTGAGAGTGATAGTGATGGTCATGTCGATGAcgatgatgaggatgatgatgaaACACTGTGCTCCTGTGATGAGTATTTTCGAATGATGTCGTGGATACACAATGCAGTCCGGTGTAATGTTGAGGAGCTTGATCTTGATATTGGTCCTGGAGAGGCGATAGCTCCGGTGTTTCCGTCTTCTGTCTTTCTTTGTCGATCTTTGACGTCTCTGTCAGTGGACCTGGGTCCTATAGTGCTTCACGTGCCCTCTTTTGCGTTTTCCTCAAATCTCAAATACTTGAAGTTGAAAAGCGGCATAGTAGAACAGGGGTTTTCCAAATGGATCTCATGTTGGTGCAAATGCATTGAGGAGTTGACTCTTGATGGAATTCATATACGAGATACCACCATTGAAAGCTCGTCTTTGaaaaaattttcttttgtgggGGACAATTTAACTGACACAGTTGACATCAGAGGCGATAAACTTGAAGAAATAGTTATCGACTGGCTGCTTCACTCTCCTAGAGAAAAATCGTTAAATATTAATGCCCCAAGTCTTAAATATTTGAGTTGGAAGGGGAATTTGATGGAAAGCCGAAATATCGGAAAATTAGAATTCTTAGAAGAAGCTGCTATTCTTCTGAAGCCTGAAGTAGATGGCTCTAGCGATGTACTTGAAGTTCTTTCCAGTTTATGCCGGGTTAAAGTTCTTAGCATAAATGAAGCGACAATTAAG GCTTCGTATCAGGAAGGATCCATTCCAACATCGTTTGATAATGTTTCATCTCTCCATATACATATTAAAAGCTTTGGTGATGAGTTGGTCCCAGCAGTAGTCTCTCTTTTCAAAGGAATGCCCAATCTGTGTACTTTATACATGAATTCTAAGCGCCCTCTTTATGGCGATGAATATGAT GCATGTGGGTTTAATATGGGATATTGGAAGATGCAAAACTTTGCTTTTATTCATCAGCTTAAGGAGGTTTCCATTGAGCTTTCTCACGGGACTAATGGAGTTGAGCTAATCAG